The genomic stretch AGGCAAAAGGCCGAGGCACTGGCAGACAGCTACCCTGGGCACCTGATTATCGGCTCGGACCAGGTTGCAGTATTGGGTGAGCAGGTGCTGGGCAAGCCGCACACGTTCGAGCGCGCCTGCGAGCAACTGCTGGAGTGCAGCGGGCAACAGGTGAGCTTTCTGACCGGGCTGGCGCTGCTCAACAGCTCAACCGGGCACTGCCAGGTGGATTGCGTGCCGTTTACGGTGACGCTGCGCGAGTTGAGCAGGGAGCGGGTCGAGCGTTATGTGGCAGCGGAACAACCGCTGGATTGCGCTGGCAGCTTCAAGGCGGAGGGGCTGGGGGTTAGCTTGTTCCAGGGCACGCACGGGTGCGATGCGACCAGCCTGATCGGGCTGCCGTTGATTCGGCTGGTGGATATGCTGATGAAGGAAGGGGTGGAGATACCTTAGCCTGGCTTGAGTTTTTTGTTGTCAGCGAGGTCGAGCGCCGCCCGCGCGGCGCATCGCGAGCTACGCTCGCTCCTACGTTTGTTTCAGGCCAGTAACGCCTGTTACAGGCGCGCGCGACCGCCTTGTTTGTGCGACGCGATATTGCGTCATGCGCCAAGGCGTTCGCGTGCAAATGGCACAGGAATGGAAGGGGTGGAGATACCTTAGCCTGGCTTGAGTTTTTTGTTGTCAGCGCGATCGAGCGCCGCCCGCGCGGCGCATCGCGAGCTGCGCTCGCTCCTACGTTTGTTTCAGGCCAGTAACGCCTGTTACAGGCGCGCGCGACCGCCTTGTTTGTGCGACGCGATATTGCGTCATGCGCCAAGGCGTTCGCGCGCAAATGACACAGGAATGGAAGGGGTGGAGATACCTTAGCCTGGCTTGAGTTTTTTTGTTGTCAGCGAGGTCGAGCGCCGCCCGCGCGGCGCATCGCGAGCTACGCTCGCTCCTACGTTTGTTTCGGGCCAGTAACGCCTGTTACAGGCGCGCGCGACCGCCTTGTTTGTGCGAGGTGATATTGCGTCATGCGCCAAGGCGTTCGCGTGCAAATGGCACAGGA from Pseudomonas putida encodes the following:
- a CDS encoding septum formation inhibitor Maf; this encodes MLPLLLASSSAYRRELLARLHLPFTWASPDIDEQRLDGEPPVELVRRLARQKAEALADSYPGHLIIGSDQVAVLGEQVLGKPHTFERACEQLLECSGQQVSFLTGLALLNSSTGHCQVDCVPFTVTLRELSRERVERYVAAEQPLDCAGSFKAEGLGVSLFQGTHGCDATSLIGLPLIRLVDMLMKEGVEIP